The genomic region CCGGCGAGCCGGCGGTGCTGCTGCGCCCCAGCCTGCCCTGGCAGCAGAAGCGGGTGGCGAGCCCCTCGATGATCGTCGATCAGGGGAACGACCACCTGGTGTACTCGGCCGCCCCGGAGCTCAACGGACGCCAGGTGGTGGCCAGCGCCTCGTGCACCGGTCCCCTCGGGCCCTGCCACCCGGCGCCGAAGCCGATGCTGACCGGGGGCAAGGTCGGCTTCGGCCCCGGGGGCGCCCACGCCTTCACCGACTCCCGTCATCGCTGGTGGCTGGGCCTGCACAGCTGGGACGCGCCGCCAGCGGGCGCCTACCTGCCCACCGGACGATTCGTCGTGGTCCCCCTGCGGGTGCGCGACGACGAGCTGTCCGTGCAGGTCAAGTCGCTCACCCAGGGCCGGGTCCGCCCGCCCGAGCAGCACGACTCCCACCTCGGCGACCACGAGACCCGCGACGACCACGAGACCCGCGACGAAGAGACCCGTCACGAAGAGACCCGTCACCACGAGACCCGGCACCACGGGACCCGCGACCACGAGACCCGTCACCACGAGACCCGCGACCACGGCGACCACGCCCGCGAGCAGAACGCCACCGACAGCGGCGGTCACGCCGGCCCTGGGATGACCGCCGGCGGCTGACAGGCACAATGGCCCTCTCGACATCGTTGTCTGGACAACCATCAGCAACGAGTCTCAGCGACACCCGTCGCCGAGGCCGACCGCGAGGGGGACGACCTTCCGATGACCGAACCCGAGGCCCCGGCCGCGCGGTCCCGACGACGGCGGCCGCGGCTGCTCGTCGTCCTGATCGGCGCCGTCGTGGTGCTGGCGATCCTGGTCGTGGGCGGCACCGCCCTCTACATCAATGTGATCAAGAAGGACGCACCGGAGGAGTTCTCCCTGGCCCAGCCGGGCGGCGACGAGACGGTGGCGCCGACCGGCTCGCTGGCCGGCACCTGGACGATCGCGCCGGGCTCGGAGGTCGGCTACCGCGTCAAGGAGATCCTCTTCGGCCAGAACACGACGGCGGCGGGGCGGACGAAGCAGGTGTCGGGCTCGCTCACCATCGACGGCTCGCGGGCCTCGCAGGCATCCTTCAGCGTGCAGATGGCCACGGTGGCCAGCGACGAGGCCCGCCGGGACAACCAGTTCCGCGGCCGGATCATGGACACCGACACCTTCCCGACCGCCACCTTCACCCTCGCCGAACCGGTCGACATCGGCGCCGTCCCCACCGACTCGAAGACCACCCGGGCCGTCGCCGCGAAGGGCGATCTGACCCTGCGGGGCAAGACCAGGCGGGTCACGATGACGCTGCAGTCCCGCTGGGACGGCACCTCCATCCGCACCGTCGGCCAGCTCCCGGTCGTCTTCGCCGACTACGACATCCCGAACCCGAGCTTCCCCGGCATCTCCACCGAGGATCACGGGATCATGGAAGTCTCCCTGGTCTTCACCCGCTCCGCCGCGGCCCCCGCAACCACCGCCGCCAGGCCCTGATCCACACCACTGCCCACCGTCCCACCCCCCTCCCCCGCATCCCCCGCTTATCCAGAGGGATGAATCGGGCACGGAACCCTCTGGATAAACGGGGCGCACGGCGGACGGACGACCGCACCGCCGGTCGGAGTGGCTGACCGGCGGTGCGGCGGGGTGCCGAGGCGCCCGCAGGCGGCGGTTCCGGCCGCTCAGGCAGCCCAGGCGGCCCAGGCGGCCCAGGCGGCCCAGGCGGTTCAGGCGGCTCAGGCGGCTCAGGCGCCCGCGGGTGCCGAGGTCGCCGGCTTGGGGCCGGTCGCCGAGGTGCTGGGCGCGGGCGCGGTGTCCGGGGTCGGGTCCACGGCGGGCGGCTTCGTGGCGTCGGCGGCCGGCGCGACCTCCTCGGGAGCGCTGCGCCGCGTCTGCGACGGGATGCCGTGCTCCCGCTCCAGCGCGATCTCCTCGGCGTCCGGCACCCGCGGCGCGGGCCTGGTCAGCGCCCAGGCCACGCAGACCACGGTGAGGAACAGGTAGCCGAGAGCAACCTGTCCGCCACCCGCATCCCACTCGACCTTCTCCGCGTGGATCAGCCCCACGAAGGACAACACCGCGCCCAGGGCCGATGCGATCGCCGCCGAGACGAACCGCTTGTCGATGATGAACGCGACGATGGAGCCGAGCACCAGGCCGGCCAGCACCGCTCCGTCCCCGAGCAGGTGCAGGCCGTGCAGCAGCACGCTGTTGCCCTCGAGGTCGGCCTCGGTGACGTTCAGGTTGACCGCCGGGTTCATCTTCGACGCCACGCCCACGGCTGTCGTCACCGTGTTGTCGATCTGCCCGGCCGCCCAGGAGGCGATGTTCGGGATGATCGCGGCGATGACGGCGGCGCCGTGCGCCTTCGGCGAGGCCTGGAACGCCTGGGCGCCGATGAGCAGCCCGATGTAGAGCAGGATCGGCACGATCGCCGGCAGCGGTAGCACGGCATTGAGCAGGCCGAACAGGCCGAGAAAGCACAACACCGCAATGACGACGCCGGTGGCCAGGGAGTAGCCGGTGCGACCGCCGGCGGCCTTCCAGCCCGGGTGACCGATGTAGACGGCGGGCGGGAACGGCGAGCCGAGCGCCGAGCCGATGATGGCGCCGAAGCCGTCGGCGAGCAGGATCGGCCGCAGGTTGTAGTTGTCCCCGGCGGACGCGGCGCTCTCCACGTTGGACATGCCCTCGGTGAAGTTGTAGACGCCGAGCGGGATCGCCGTGGCCAGCAGCGGCGAGATGTCGGACAGGCCGTGGAACAACTTGTCGAAGTGGAAGGTCGGCAGCGACACCGCGATGTCCTTGGCCGCCTCCGACACCGCCGGGGTGTCCATGAACCCACCGATCCAGCCGATGGCGGTGCCCAGCGCCAGCGCGACCGCGCCGATCGGCAGGTTCCACGGCAGCTTCAGGTCGGTGAGCAGGCCGACGAGCAGCAGGCCGAAGACGGGCAGCGCGATCCAGGCGGCGTCCCACATCTGCGCGGCGGGCCGCATCGAGATGAACGCGATCGAGATGCCGGCCAGCGTGCCGAGCATGGCCGCCCGCGGCGCGTACTTGCGGATCATCGGCCCGACGAACGCGCCGATCACGACGATGATGCCGATGATGAACGCCCAGGCGAGGCCGGCCTGCCACGCCTCGACCGGGTTCTTCGTCTTCAGGTAGATCGGCAGCATGATGACGAACACGACGATGAACATGTGCGGGACGCTCGGCCCGTACGGCATCGCCGTGACGTCGTCCCGGCCCTCCTTCGCCGCCAGCCGGCGACCCAGGTAGGCGTAGAACAGGTTGCCGAGCAGCATCGCGATCCCGAGCGCGGGCAGGATCGCACCGAAGACGTCGTCCTTGGGAATGTTGACGACGAACAGGCACAGCGAGCTCAGGACGATGACGTTGACCAGCACGTTGACGCCCAGGCCGAAGAAGGCGTTGGTGTCGCCCTTCGTCCAGTAGGGCAGGGCCGGCGCGGACGACGCCGGTCGATTCCCGATCTTGACCATGGTGGGACCCGTCCTCTTTCAGGAGGCCGTGACGGCGGGTGCGGGCAGGGTGGAGTCGGCCGCGGGGGTCGAGGCGGCGAGCGCGGCGAGGAAGTCGGCGGAGGGGGCGACCCAGCCGAAGATCCCGCCCTGGGCGGCGACCATCTCCAGCGCCACCCGCTGGAACTCGGGAAAGTAGGAGCCCACGCAGTCGCTGAGCACCAGGCACTCGAAGCCGCGGTCGTTGGCCTCGCGCACGGTCGTGTGCACGCAGACCTCGGTCGTCACCCCGGCGACGACGAGGCTGGTGATCCCCTTCTCGGCGAGGACGTCACCGAAGGCGGTGGCGTAGAAGGCGCCCTTGCCGGGCTTGTCGATGACGTACTCGCCGTCGACCGGCGCGAGCTCGTCGATGATGTCCTGCCCGTACTCGCCCCGGATGAGGATGCGGCCCTTGGGACCGAGGTCGCCGATGCGCAGCGCGGCGTCGCCGCGGTGCAGCTTCGCCGGCGGAAGGTCGGACAGGTCGGGCAGGTGGCCCTCGCGGGTGTGGATGACGGTCAGTCCCGCGGCCCGCACGGCCGCCAGCACGGCCTGCAGCGGTTCGATCGTGCTCCGCAGCTGGCTGACGTCGTTGCCGAGACTCTCCCCGAAGCCACCCGGTTCGAGGAAGTCGCGCTGCATGTCGATGACGACGAGCGCGGTGGTTGCGGGGTCGAAGGTGAAGTCGTACGGTCGGGCGCTCACGGTCAGGGGCGCGGTCGGGGTCGGGGTCGGGGTCGTTGCGGTTTCGCTCATGCCAGCTCTCGCCATCGGAGTCCACAGGTTTTGGATCCGCGCAGGGTCGGATCCGCGCGTCTGGAGTGCGTCGAGGGAGCTCGCCACGCCCGGCCCGATCGTCCGGTGCCTCCCCCGCCTTGTCTGGAGACGAGGGTCAGGGCACGTCGTTTCAGATCACCGCCCGGTACGTAACACGGCGATGAACTCTGTATCCCAGCTCGTATCCGGGCCCGTATACAGATCATGAGAGTGATCGACGCGGAGAATTGCGGCATTTGTGCTGGTCGGCGACTCTGGGGGACGTGGCATACGCCACTGCAAGGCGCCCACAGCGCCGAACGGGTCGATATTGGCCCGCGGGGCTCCGCGCCGGGCGGAGTCGTGATCCACGCGCGACGGACCGCCGGCAGGCGCGGCGACCGGTCACCTGCCCGCGCCGAGCCGCGGCGCGGAGCGATCGCGTCCCTCGCGGCCCTGCCCACCGGCCGTCGCAGAAGAGGGGTGCGATGTGGGTGGACGGTCCGTGGAGACCATCGATCCCCAGCGGGACGGTTCGCCGTCCGCACGGCCCGATCCGCTGGTACCGGTCAACGCCCAGGCGCCTGGCGTGTTTACGCTGAGCGATCTGCTGGCGGTGCTGGACCTGGACGGGGACGTCCCGCCGGTGCCGGCCCGATGTCTGGTGAGCGCACACGGCGGGATCCTGGGCGCGCAGCTGCTCGGTCAGCAGATCGTCCTCGCGGAGCGCCTGGCGCCGGGCAAGACGGTGCACTCGCTGCACACGATCTTCTCTCGCCCCGGGGACTGCCGGCAGCCGCTCTGGGTCGACGTCGAACGTCTCGCGCACGGCGGTTCGATCGACGCGCTGGCGCTGTCCTTCCGGCAGGGCTCGCTGCACATCTGCCGGGCGGACGTGATGCTGCGGGCCGCGGAGGCCGACTTCCTCAGCGTGCAGGCGAGCCGGGTGGACCTGCCGGGGCCGGAGGCGGGGGTGCCACGCCCGGACCGACCGATGATGCCGTGGGAGGTCAGGGTGCTGCCGCGGGCGGAGCCGCACCGGCTCGACCAGTGGCAGCGGATCCCCGATGCCGGCGCGGATCCGACAGTCTGGCGGGCCCTGCTGGCCCATTCCTGCGAGTTGCTACCGCTGGCCGATCTGCTCGCGGCCGCGGGGATCCCGCCCCTGCCCGGCGAACGACCGCAGGTCGCCGCGGCGGTGCTGTCCCAGACCGTCACGTTCCTCGATGACCTGGACGTCCGGGACTGGCACCTGTTCCAGGTCCGCACGGTGCACGCCGGCCACGGCCGCGCGGTCGGCCGCATCGAGGTCTTCGGCCCGGACGGGGTGCAGCGGGCCGCTGCCGAGGTCGTCGGGCTGCTGCGCCCGGCCCGCCCCTGACCTCACCTCCGGCCGGCCACCCATCCCGCCGACCTCGTTTCCCCGATCTCATCCCGCCGGCCCCGAGGCCGCCGTGGGACGTTCCTTGTCTTTCCAGAGGGCGGTGAGTGGCTTTTTGTCCCTCTGGAAAGACAAGGCCGGCGCCGAGGTCAGACCTCGGCGGTGCGGGCGACTGCCTGCTCGTCGTCGCTGTCGGCGGTAACGGTGTCGGCGGTAACGGTGTCGGCGGTGGCGGTGGCGCTCTCAGCGGTGAGCTGCGCCGACGGCGACGACCCAGCGGCGGCCGGCTCGGGCCGGCGCAGCCGTGGCAGGAGGAACGCCACCGGGACCCCCACGGCGAAGACGCAGCCGCCGATGAACAGGCCTAGCGCGTACCCGGAGGTCAGGGCCTCGGGCTGCCCGATCCCATGGCGAAGCCGACCCTCGGTGTGGTGCGTGGCGATCGTCGTCACGGCGGCGAGGCCGACGGCCGCCCCGATCTGCCGCCCGGTGTTGATGAGCCCGGAGGCGAGGCCGGCGAGCCGGATCGGCACCCCGGCGGTGGCCGCGGAGACCATCGAGACCATCGTGGTTCCCATGCCGAAGCCCATCACCGCGAGCGGGCCGAACACGTGCGTCCAGTACGAGCCGCCCGGCGTGATCGCCGACAGCCACAGCAGGCCCGACGAGCCCACGGCGGCGCCGAACATGACGATCGGTCGCGCGCCGAGCCGACCGATCGTCCGCGTGACGAGCTGCGACGCCACGATGATCATCAGTGGCATCGGCAGCATCGACAGCCCCGCCCGCAGCGGGCTGTAGTTCTCCACCCGTTGCAGGAACAGGGTGAGGAAGAAGAACACCGCGAACATCGCCGCACCGAGAAGCGCCGCGACCACGTTGGCGACCGCAATTCCCGGATAGCGGAAGATGTTCAGCGGCACCAGCGGATTGGCCGTGGTGGCCTCGATCGCGACGAAGGCGCCGAGGAGCACGACCGCAGCGGCCAGCAACCCGATCGTCAGCGGCGAGCTCCAGGACGAGGTCTCCGTGCGGACGATGGCGTAGACCAGCAGGACCAGGCCGCCCGTCACGGTCAGCGTGCCCGGCAGGTCGAGGTCGCGCACGCGGCTGACCTGCCCCCGCGACTCCACGAGCACCACGCGCGCCGCGACGACGAGCGCCACCCCGATCGGCACGTTGACGAACAGCACCCACCGCCAGTCGGCGACGTCGGTGAGAATGCCGCCGACGACCGTTCCGAAGGCGCCGCCGCTGGCCGCCGTGGCGCCCCAGGCGCCGAGCGCCCTGGTCCGCTCCCGGCCCTCCGCGAACGAGGTCATCAGCAGGCTCAGCGTCGCCGGGGCCAGCACGGCGCCGCCGAGGCCCTGCACCGCCCGGGCGATGATGAGCTGCGTCTCGGACTGGGCGAGGCCGCCGGCGAGGCTTGCCAGCGTGAACAGCACCAGCCCGAACACGAAGACCCGGCGCCGACCGAACAGGTCCGCCGCCCGGCCACCGAACAGCAGCAGCCCGGCGAAGGCCAGGGTGTAGGCGTTCACCACCCACTGCAGACCACTGGCCGACATCCCGAGATCGGTCTGCATCGCCGGCAACGCGACGTTCACGATCGAGATGTCGAGCACCACCATGAACTGGGCCAGGCAGCACACTGCCAGCACGGCCCACTTCGCCCGGGGGGCAGACGGCGCCGTGCCGACCGCGCCCCGCCCACCCTCGACGGAGGCCTCGACGGACACGGTGCCCCCGGACACCCCCGCCGCCTGATCGGGACCGCCGACGCCGCCTGCGCCCGTTCCCTCCGAATGTGCCATTCCCAACATCCCCTCCTAGCAGCCGTCGTACACCGTACGAGGACTAGGGGCCACCCTACGCCGTACGATGTACCAACGGCAAAAACTGCTGTTCGGCAGCGTGTTCGGAGGTGACGAGGTCATGGCCGCGCCGACGGAACCGGCCGTCGGGCCGGGCGGGAGGCGCCGGGCGGGGCAGGCTCCCCCACCCGGGTGCCGAACCAGCCTGAGCCCCGAGCGGCTCGCGCTGGCGGCCATCGCACTCGCCGACGCCGAGGGGTTGGCGGCGGTGTCGATGCGCCGCCTCGCCGCGAGCCTGGGCGTCGGGACGATGACGCTCTACTACCACGTGCGCGACAAGGACGAGCTGCTCGATCTGATGTGGAACGAGTTCCTCGGCGGGCACCTGCTCGACGACATCCCCGCTGACTGGCGCACGGCGCTGACCGAGATCGCCCGGCGGATCCGGCAGTCCTTCCAGCGTCATCCGTGGGCGCTGGGCGTCGCGGTCCGCCCCGCCCTCGGCCCCAACAAGCTGCGCTACCTCGAGCAGTACCTCACCGTCGCATCGCGCATCACCGACGATCCGGACGAACAGCTGCGCATCATCCACTCCGTGAGTGACCTGGTCGTCGGCTGCACGCTGCGCGAACTCGGCGGCCAGGCCTACCGCGACCCGGACGAGCCCGCGGGCGAGCATGCCGATGGTCCTGCGCCGCTGCTGGAACCGCAACCGGGTTTCGACGCGATCGTCGCCGCCGAGGAGCTGCCGCGGCTGCGGTCGCTGCAGACCGCCGGGTGCCGGCTGCTGACGCCCCGCTTCGAGCAGGCCCTGGGCTGGCTGCTCGACGGGATCGAGGCCGCCCATCCGGGGGCCCGGCAGGCCAGCCCGCGTTCCGTCGAGGCGGCCACACCGGCCCCGGACCTCGTGGGCACGGCGGCCACGACCCGGATGCTTCCGAAGAAGGGGGCGTAGCAGCCTTCACGGACACGACCTGAGTAGCTACCGTCGGAGAGGTCGCACGCCGCCGGCCATCCGCGAGTCGCATTCGGGGCACCCACCATGACCGCTCGACTACCTCGCCACGTCGCACCGCTCGCCGCCGGCGAATCCTCGGCGCTCGGGCCCTACCCGCTGCTCGGCCGTCTCGACGCGGGCATCACGGGCATCGTCTACCTGGGCCGCGCGCCGGGCGGCGCACAGGTGGCGATCCGTGCGCTGCACCCGGGCGACGCCCTGCGTGCCGACATGCGGGCCCGCTTCGCGGCGGCTGTCGACCGGGCCGGCGTGCTGTCCGGCCCGCATACCTGCGGTGTGCTCGACGCCGCGCCCGACACGGACCGCCCGTACGTGGTCACCGAGTTCGTCGGCGGGCCGACTCTGGCACGCGAGCTCACCGAGCGGGGGCCGCTGTCCGCCGACGAGATCGACCGGCTCGCCCGCACCCTGCTCGAAACCATCGACGCGGCCCACCACACGGTCGGCGCGCTGGGCGACCTGACGGCCACGGACGTGGTTCTGTCGGTCGTCGGCCCCCGCCTGGTCGACCTGGGGATCGCCGCCGCCCTGCGCCCGCTGCTGCTGTCCACGGCCGCCGCCGGGCACGGGGCCTCGGCCGGACCCGCGGCCGGCGGCGGCTACGTGCCCGGGTACGGCTACGGGCCGGCGGCGGGCGGCTGGGACGGCCCGGCCGCGGACATCGTGGCCTGGGCCGGCATCGTCGACCTGGCCGCCACGGGCAAGGCGTCCGGCTCGGTGGAGCCGGCGGGCCGCGGCGGCTGGCGGCGCGGACAACGGCCCGAGCAAAACGACCCGACCAGCCCCGGGGTGGCTCGCGCGCTGGCCCGGGTGCGGCAGGCCGACGGCGCCTCCTTGCCCGACGTCTCCGAACTGCTGGCCCTGCTTGCCGGCACACGCCCGCGCTCGGGCCGCGCCGGGCGCGATCGCTCCCGCGCGCTCCCCCGCCAGCAGCCCGTCGCACCCGAGCCCCGACGGGGGGTGCGTGGGGACAGGCTCGTGGGTGGGGTCGCCGGGGGCCCGGCGACGGCCCCGTCCCGATCCGGCGGTGGGAGCGGGGAGGCCAGGCCGGCCGGTGGTCGCCACAGCGTGGCCCGCGCGACCAGCCTAGAGGGCGCGCCGGACCGGCGCGGCCCGCAGATCCGGGGTGGTCGGCGAGGCGACACCAGACCCCGCGGCGATGTCGGACCACGCGGCGATGTCGGACCACGAGGGGAGGCTGCCAGGGGCGGCCTACCGGACCTGCCCGGACTTTCCGAGGCCAGCCTCGCGCTGCCCCCGTTGCCGACTCTGCCGCCGCCGCCGGTGCTCCCCCCGTCCCCGTCCCCGTCTCCGGTGCCGGTGCCGTCACCGGCGCAGCGGCCGGCGGGGCGTGGTCCCCGCCGGTTCGCCGCGGCCGACGGCTCGGAGCCGAGTACCGGCCGCAGGCACCCGACGCTGACTCTCCCGCCCGTCCCGGACGCCGCGGCGGGCGGCGACCCCACCCCGTCCGCACGTCCGGCGGCCACGGCGGGAGTGCGGCGGTTGCCACCGAACTCGCCGGGCCCGCAGGAGCAGCGCCGACGCCGTCCGCGGGTCCGCCCGGTCGCCGCGCTCGCGGTGGCGGCGGCGGCCGCGGTCGCGGCGGCGGCGACCGCGGCCGGGCTGGGCGCTTCCAGCGACGACGTGACCACCGGCGCGCAGGCGCCCCTGCACGAGAATCGCTCCGGGGATGGCTCGGCCGGGAGTCGGTCCGCCGACCGGGTCCCGCCCGCGCACCCGCCCGCCGCGCCCGCTCCGGCGGACCCCGCCGACTCCACCGACCCCGTCGCCCCTGCCGATCCCGCAGGCGCTGCCGATCCCGATGGCGCCACCGACCGCGGTGCCCCCGTCGATCCCGCCGGGACGGGCACCGGCGCTGCGACCGGACCCGACGGCGCGGCGGTGCTCGCCCCGACCGAGTACGAGCAGCAGGAGGATCTCGCCGCCGAGGACTTCGCGCTGCACACGTTGCGGCTCGCCGCGGCCGGCCGCGCCGGGGCCGCCGACGTGCCCGGGGCTCCGTCGGCCTCGGCCGGTCGCCAACCCGCGCAGGGCGCCGGGCAGGCCCCGGGCAGCGCCCCGGGCCCTTCCGTCCAGCTGCCCGAGGGGCTCCTCGTCACTCCCCTCACGCCGACCGGACGGCCTGCCGCTCAGCCTCCGGCGTCTCGGGAGACCGCACCGACGGGGCAGCCCGGCGCGACCACGCCGGGCACGGCCGGCACGGACCGCGTCCCGGCGGTCCCGGTGGCCGCCGCGGCGGCACTGCCGGTAGCCGCGGCGGCCCTGCCGGCCGCGAGCGGCGGCGCGGCCCCGGCCGCCCAGCCGCAAGCCCGGAAGCCGGCCCGGCCGCAGGGTCAGAGCCAGGCCCAGACCCGGGCACAGGGCCAGCCCCAGGCACAGACCCAGACCCAGACCCAGACCCAGACGCCGACCCAGACTCAGGCGCAGACTCAGGCGCAGACCCCAGCGCAGCCCCAGACGCAGCCACCGGGCCAGC from Frankia alni ACN14a harbors:
- a CDS encoding TetR/AcrR family transcriptional regulator, coding for MYQRQKLLFGSVFGGDEVMAAPTEPAVGPGGRRRAGQAPPPGCRTSLSPERLALAAIALADAEGLAAVSMRRLAASLGVGTMTLYYHVRDKDELLDLMWNEFLGGHLLDDIPADWRTALTEIARRIRQSFQRHPWALGVAVRPALGPNKLRYLEQYLTVASRITDDPDEQLRIIHSVSDLVVGCTLRELGGQAYRDPDEPAGEHADGPAPLLEPQPGFDAIVAAEELPRLRSLQTAGCRLLTPRFEQALGWLLDGIEAAHPGARQASPRSVEAATPAPDLVGTAATTRMLPKKGA
- a CDS encoding family 43 glycosylhydrolase, whose translation is MGEKGLTGGLVDFARRQPAVVVIVVVLVGLYLSKASSGAATRAVLVPGVDFSAPSLLTRNRTTYAVGVDPRTPDAISLLSSRDRRSWTTLPDALKTPPGWADPGGGLGPAAIGTFDGSYVLYYTTTVRGLGIRCISAATSAHLDEPFVDTSLAPFVCQTDEGGSTDPSPFVDDAGRAYLTWSSPGRSGGAGPTLWAQRLRSDGLVLTGEPAVLLRPSLPWQQKRVASPSMIVDQGNDHLVYSAAPELNGRQVVASASCTGPLGPCHPAPKPMLTGGKVGFGPGGAHAFTDSRHRWWLGLHSWDAPPAGAYLPTGRFVVVPLRVRDDELSVQVKSLTQGRVRPPEQHDSHLGDHETRDDHETRDEETRHEETRHHETRHHGTRDHETRHHETRDHGDHAREQNATDSGGHAGPGMTAGG
- a CDS encoding acyl-CoA thioesterase — its product is MFTLSDLLAVLDLDGDVPPVPARCLVSAHGGILGAQLLGQQIVLAERLAPGKTVHSLHTIFSRPGDCRQPLWVDVERLAHGGSIDALALSFRQGSLHICRADVMLRAAEADFLSVQASRVDLPGPEAGVPRPDRPMMPWEVRVLPRAEPHRLDQWQRIPDAGADPTVWRALLAHSCELLPLADLLAAAGIPPLPGERPQVAAAVLSQTVTFLDDLDVRDWHLFQVRTVHAGHGRAVGRIEVFGPDGVQRAAAEVVGLLRPARP
- a CDS encoding YceI family protein, giving the protein MTEPEAPAARSRRRRPRLLVVLIGAVVVLAILVVGGTALYINVIKKDAPEEFSLAQPGGDETVAPTGSLAGTWTIAPGSEVGYRVKEILFGQNTTAAGRTKQVSGSLTIDGSRASQASFSVQMATVASDEARRDNQFRGRIMDTDTFPTATFTLAEPVDIGAVPTDSKTTRAVAAKGDLTLRGKTRRVTMTLQSRWDGTSIRTVGQLPVVFADYDIPNPSFPGISTEDHGIMEVSLVFTRSAAAPATTAARP
- a CDS encoding cysteine hydrolase family protein — encoded protein: MSETATTPTPTPTAPLTVSARPYDFTFDPATTALVVIDMQRDFLEPGGFGESLGNDVSQLRSTIEPLQAVLAAVRAAGLTVIHTREGHLPDLSDLPPAKLHRGDAALRIGDLGPKGRILIRGEYGQDIIDELAPVDGEYVIDKPGKGAFYATAFGDVLAEKGITSLVVAGVTTEVCVHTTVREANDRGFECLVLSDCVGSYFPEFQRVALEMVAAQGGIFGWVAPSADFLAALAASTPAADSTLPAPAVTAS
- a CDS encoding MFS transporter produces the protein MLGMAHSEGTGAGGVGGPDQAAGVSGGTVSVEASVEGGRGAVGTAPSAPRAKWAVLAVCCLAQFMVVLDISIVNVALPAMQTDLGMSASGLQWVVNAYTLAFAGLLLFGGRAADLFGRRRVFVFGLVLFTLASLAGGLAQSETQLIIARAVQGLGGAVLAPATLSLLMTSFAEGRERTRALGAWGATAASGGAFGTVVGGILTDVADWRWVLFVNVPIGVALVVAARVVLVESRGQVSRVRDLDLPGTLTVTGGLVLLVYAIVRTETSSWSSPLTIGLLAAAVVLLGAFVAIEATTANPLVPLNIFRYPGIAVANVVAALLGAAMFAVFFFLTLFLQRVENYSPLRAGLSMLPMPLMIIVASQLVTRTIGRLGARPIVMFGAAVGSSGLLWLSAITPGGSYWTHVFGPLAVMGFGMGTTMVSMVSAATAGVPIRLAGLASGLINTGRQIGAAVGLAAVTTIATHHTEGRLRHGIGQPEALTSGYALGLFIGGCVFAVGVPVAFLLPRLRRPEPAAAGSSPSAQLTAESATATADTVTADTVTADSDDEQAVARTAEV